One Salvia splendens isolate huo1 chromosome 1, SspV2, whole genome shotgun sequence genomic window, actcctcatcttcctactcgtggtgtccacaccccgtacactccgggggagatggagcaattattcaaagcatTTTGTCTATCTCCAAAGATCCGGTGATTGACACGAACCAATCCAGGGACcatttttggtggcgcatctgtcgccggtacaatgaaaaccggccggctggaacaatcgagcgcaacgagagtatggtgtgcaatgccatatacagagccaacgaagaaatctaaaagttccatgggtattacctccaggaagagcggtcggcggggagcggaagaagcgaggtcgacatcattagtgccgcgttggcgacctaccaatcccaacactacaaaccgttcaagtacctcaatgtttggcaggaggtgcgtgtgcattcgaagtataggggaggcgtatcatcctcctgtAGCTCCTCCGGAAAatggtcgaggtcggtatccctatccgacgccggctccgataAGGTGTCCACCgagctcgccggagctaacttgggtagccccgacgccggcccgaatAGTTCCCAAccccggccgcaaggaaggaggAAGTCGACGACTAACGGACGTctcgccgcgactccatccgccctcgatcccgctccctttgtgccatctcaaccccccaccaactcgttgtggggggttttggcccaactcaatttggccgataggtcaactatgaccctcgagcaacttcgatcgcatgtggcaatgatacggggtctccaaagaacattgggggtagagccggatgaatagtcttccacggggtatttttagcctttaattatgtaatttttattttttaggagtttaattatgtaatttttattttttaggtgtttaattatataattttttatttttaggattttaattatgtaattcttaatttttaaaattttaattatgtaatttttaaatttttttaatttgtaatattattccgggtatttttaatgcattttaattttgtggaaatatttttatttaaatttaataatagaatggtgggacccttgagcttgtccttgcggaagagcacggagtaaaaaagtaataaaagtgggtggggtccgggcccacatccgtgctcgttggcaagagcacggatgtggatgctcttaaggccTTTTAAAGGGCAATTTGaacaattctttcgccactcatcttgcgcCAAACACCTAGAgttcaacaattttttttactactatttaattcaattactatccaaattgaatttaaatataattaaaatttaccgcaaaaaatagtactatgtgttaatttttcaattattagatgaccaattaGATATGGATAGTGAATTGAGActtgatactttattttatttttttaatctaaactgcattttatgaacttactataggtgatttgtgaattatatttagtttatttatctTAAAATTAGACAGCTATTAATTTGGATGGTCAttcggagtattatttatataaatttcagAATGGAGATCAATTAcaatccaaattgaatttaattataaaaatttgtcgttaaaaattgttggactaTAGGCTTCTAGCGCAAGATGAGTGGAGAAAGAATTGTTCAAATTGCCCTTTGTAGACtttaagggcattttcgtctagaaaaagtttaaaatatctcaaatgatattaacttgtaattgacggacctaaaatgatattttcaaagttcacggacctaatgataatttggcaaagttcgtggaaaaaataaatgttccctctattttttattaaaagaaattaaaaaaacaaaaagataaaGATTGTAGTGTTGGAATTGcttttgaaaaataatattaataaaattaaaaaaacaaaaagataaaGATTGTAGTGTTGGAATTGcttttggaaaataataaaataaaaatatgccCTCCACCACCACAAATATAAACACAAGcttctactctctctctctctctctcatcaccTTTTTTCACCTCTGCGATTGAGATCCAGTAATGGCGTCGTCGCCTCCACCACCCCTCCTAATCCTCGCCGTCCTCTTCGCAGCCTCCCTAATCCCACCCTCCCAATCACAGGCCGCCACGTGTACCAAACAGTCCTTCAACAACAACAAGCGCTACACCTTCTGCAACGACCTCCCCTCCCTCAACTCCTACCTCCACTGGGACTTCGACGAGCCCCAATCCACCCTCTCCATCGCCTTCATTGCCTCTCCTTCCAATCCCGACGGCTGGGTCTCCTGGGCCCTCAACCCCACCTCCTCCGGCATGGCCGGCTCCCAGGCCCTTCTCGCCTTCAAGCAGCCCGACGGCAAGATGGCCGTCAAAACCTACAACATCACCTCCTACGCCCCCCTCAAGGACGACTCCAAGGTCTGGTTCGACGTCAAGGACTCCTCTGCTGAATCCTCCGCCGGCGCGATCACCCTCTTCGCCACCCTCGTGCTGCCGGAGAAGGGGAAGACGGTGCTCAACCACGTCTGGCAGGTGGGGCCCTCCGTCACCGCCGGAGTTCCCGACAGGCACAACTTTCAGCCCGCCAATTTGAACTCTAAAGGCAGCCTTGATTTGCTCAAAGGCCAGACCACCGCTTCCACCGCCGGCAATTCCAAATTGAAGAAGAGGAATGTGAGTTTCTACTTTCTGATTATCGGATTTTCTGTTTGTGATTTCCTTTCTCGATTTTATGAGTTCTACATCATGATTTACCAGAAATAGATATACAACTATAGAAGTAGTTATTATATGTTTGATTTGGAATTTCGTTACTTTGGGGTGATGGAATTGAAAAAATTAGGTTAAATAATTTGGGGGAAATGTTGGAGATGAAGAGGACTAACTTGTGTATAACAATGGAATCAGATTCATGGAGTTCTGAATGTGGTGAGCTGGGGGATTATGTTCCCTACTGGGATCATCATTGCTCGATACATGAAGGTGTTTCCATCGGCAGATCCCGCGTGGTTTTACCTGCACGTCTCGTGCCAGGTCTCTGCCTACGCCATTGGAGTTGCTGGTTGGGGAACTGGCCTTAAACTCGGGAGCGAGTCCAAGTCCATTACTTATTCAGTTCATCGCAACATTGGGATCACACTCTTCGTCTTTGCCACTCTGCAGGTAGTTTTTTTCATGCCAGATTGTGCGATTCTCATCTTCTTAAATGGTGCAGATTTTTGTTGTTATCTGTGTTTTTTCGATTTAGGGATGCATAGTTTATCAAGAATGAGTCTGTGGCTAGCCTTGATTTGCGATTGATGTGTGCGTTTGAACTGTATCTTTCGTGCTGATGGGCTGAGCTTTGCGTGTATGTGGTGTTTGCTCGTTCGGCCTTATGTAGGTATTTGCATTGCTTTTGAGGCCCAAGAAGGACCATAAATTTCGCATCTACTGGAATGTCTACCATCACGGAGTAGGATATTCAGTTGCTGTTCTTGGCATCATCAACGTGTTCAAAGGTCTCGACATATTGCAGCCTGACACCAAGTGGAAGCGTGCATACATTATTGTGATCGCGCTTCTTGGAGGCATTGCCTTGTTGCTGGAGGCCTTCACTTGGGTCGTCGTGTTAAAGAGGAAAAAGGCCGACAATTCCACCAAACCGTATGAAGGCTACAATAACGGACACAGTAGGCAAGAACCTCTAGCCCCATGATTATTTTGTGCCATTTTGTTCCCTATCTTTACCTAGTTTGATCATATGTCTATTTTTCTCCCTCTTAGATTCACTTGCTTGGTTGAGTTTGTGCCATTTTCTCATGTAAAATAGTTTATGTAGTTAGTCTGGCATACAACCTATAGATACAGGCTGGAAAAAACCATTATTTTTGCTATTTTCTTTTGACTCCTCCCCTGTTTTATACAGTATTATTACAAGTATCTAAGTTGTTTTTGTTGCATCTAAAACATGTGATCCCTCAATTAGAATAATGCTTCATTGATCATCAAAAATGGCACATGATTCTTACTTGCAAGACTTGCACATGGGATGCCTTGATCTAGGACTCATCTCCTTCAATTCTTTTATATCGAGCCTTCAAATCTCATGTTTTATTTCATCACTACATACAAACTAAATTCATAGAACCTATTATAAATTGGTTGAACATGGAAACCTTCGTTCATTTTGAGtacttgttttgaaaaaatgataataaatagtaaaaatgaggatagagtaaagtaaatgaaataata contains:
- the LOC121796324 gene encoding cytochrome b561 and DOMON domain-containing protein At3g25290-like — its product is MASSPPPPLLILAVLFAASLIPPSQSQAATCTKQSFNNNKRYTFCNDLPSLNSYLHWDFDEPQSTLSIAFIASPSNPDGWVSWALNPTSSGMAGSQALLAFKQPDGKMAVKTYNITSYAPLKDDSKVWFDVKDSSAESSAGAITLFATLVLPEKGKTVLNHVWQVGPSVTAGVPDRHNFQPANLNSKGSLDLLKGQTTASTAGNSKLKKRNIHGVLNVVSWGIMFPTGIIIARYMKVFPSADPAWFYLHVSCQVSAYAIGVAGWGTGLKLGSESKSITYSVHRNIGITLFVFATLQVFALLLRPKKDHKFRIYWNVYHHGVGYSVAVLGIINVFKGLDILQPDTKWKRAYIIVIALLGGIALLLEAFTWVVVLKRKKADNSTKPYEGYNNGHSRQEPLAP